One region of Syngnathus scovelli strain Florida chromosome 15, RoL_Ssco_1.2, whole genome shotgun sequence genomic DNA includes:
- the zgc:153990 gene encoding nuclear apoptosis-inducing factor 1 isoform X2: MSSTLLFNQDSVIRFKKRKARFTFSEVHILLDEVRKHRSVIVGKFNRGVPTDVKKRTWAEIAARVNEIGECQREVIEVIKKWSDLKCDTKRKVAAMRSGKVPNRGINSRLSKDLNQTEKVVLQILEMDQEDQINSDLGPLCDDDDVEEMDEDDMVGMQSSPNGADESPRPPAMSQSSGDSSHTAFDVQFEIPVSEDWDDDSKNDTLPSNLPNKLRGDHQGKNGLHKQEQAHTSSRVSTLTASIPFSGLPSANVRESMLQNASASLQEQHATNVLLETVSRSLELLSESVQQLAETQQEFVRESLQLQRETVQVLRDFTGSTITLMHDKLNGRPAL; this comes from the exons ATGTCTTCAACGTTACTCTTCAACCAAGACAGTGTCATACGCTTCAAGAAAAGGAAAGCACGTTTCACATTCAGTGAGGTCCACATACTTTTAGATGAAGTGAGGAAACATCGCTCTGTGATTGTGG GAAAATTCAACCGTGGCGTGCCAACAGACGTGAAGAAGCGCACATGGGCTGAAATTGCAGCTCGTGTCAATGAGATCGGCGAGTGTCAGCGAGAGGTCATTGAGGTCATTAAGAAATGGTCCGACCTGAAGTGCGACACCAAGCGGAAAGTTGCTGCCATGCGGTCAGGCAAGGTGCCAAACCGGGGCATCAACTCGCGTCTCTCTAAAGATCTTAACCAAACCGAGAAAGTCGTGCTCCAGATTCTGGAGATGGATCAGGAAGATCAGATCAACAGTGACTTAGGCCCTCTTTGCGATGACGACGACGTTGAAGAAATGGACGAGGACGACATGGTTGGCATGCAGAGTTCGCCGAACGGTGCTGACGAATCACCTCGCCCTCCGGCAATGTCCCAATCTTCAG gGGACTCATCGCATACTGCCTTTGACGTGCAGTTTGAAATACCGGTATCAGAAG ACTGGGATGATGACTCCAAAAACGACACGCTTCCTTCAAATTTACCAAATAAACTAAGAGGGGATCACCAAGGAAAGAATGGCCTCCATAAACAAGAACAAGCTCATACTTCCTCTCGCGTTTCAACCTTGACAGCCTCAATTCCGTTCAGCGGTCTGCCCAGCGCAAACGTGAGGGAAAGCATGCTACAAAATGCTTCGGCCAGCCTCCAGGAGCAGCATGCCACCAACGTCCTGCTGGAAACGGTTTCCCGCTCGCTGGAGCTTCTGTCCGAGTCGGTGCAGCAGCTTGCGGAAACGCAGCAGGAATTTGTGCGCGAGTCCCTGCAGCTCCAACGAGAAACTGTCCAGGTGCTTCGAGACTTTACGGGCAGCACCATCACGCTCATGCACGATAAGCTCAACGGACGGCCAGCGTTATAG
- the zgc:153990 gene encoding nuclear apoptosis-inducing factor 1 isoform X1, which translates to MSSTLLFNQDSVIRFKKRKARFTFSEVHILLDEVRKHRSVIVGKFNRGVPTDVKKRTWAEIAARVNEIGECQREVIEVIKKWSDLKCDTKRKVAAMRSGKVPNRGINSRLSKDLNQTEKVVLQILEMDQEDQINSDLGPLCDDDDVEEMDEDDMVGMQSSPNGADESPRPPAMSQSSGGFAQSGDSSHTAFDVQFEIPVSEDWDDDSKNDTLPSNLPNKLRGDHQGKNGLHKQEQAHTSSRVSTLTASIPFSGLPSANVRESMLQNASASLQEQHATNVLLETVSRSLELLSESVQQLAETQQEFVRESLQLQRETVQVLRDFTGSTITLMHDKLNGRPAL; encoded by the exons ATGTCTTCAACGTTACTCTTCAACCAAGACAGTGTCATACGCTTCAAGAAAAGGAAAGCACGTTTCACATTCAGTGAGGTCCACATACTTTTAGATGAAGTGAGGAAACATCGCTCTGTGATTGTGG GAAAATTCAACCGTGGCGTGCCAACAGACGTGAAGAAGCGCACATGGGCTGAAATTGCAGCTCGTGTCAATGAGATCGGCGAGTGTCAGCGAGAGGTCATTGAGGTCATTAAGAAATGGTCCGACCTGAAGTGCGACACCAAGCGGAAAGTTGCTGCCATGCGGTCAGGCAAGGTGCCAAACCGGGGCATCAACTCGCGTCTCTCTAAAGATCTTAACCAAACCGAGAAAGTCGTGCTCCAGATTCTGGAGATGGATCAGGAAGATCAGATCAACAGTGACTTAGGCCCTCTTTGCGATGACGACGACGTTGAAGAAATGGACGAGGACGACATGGTTGGCATGCAGAGTTCGCCGAACGGTGCTGACGAATCACCTCGCCCTCCGGCAATGTCCCAATCTTCAGGTGGATTTGCACAGTCAG gGGACTCATCGCATACTGCCTTTGACGTGCAGTTTGAAATACCGGTATCAGAAG ACTGGGATGATGACTCCAAAAACGACACGCTTCCTTCAAATTTACCAAATAAACTAAGAGGGGATCACCAAGGAAAGAATGGCCTCCATAAACAAGAACAAGCTCATACTTCCTCTCGCGTTTCAACCTTGACAGCCTCAATTCCGTTCAGCGGTCTGCCCAGCGCAAACGTGAGGGAAAGCATGCTACAAAATGCTTCGGCCAGCCTCCAGGAGCAGCATGCCACCAACGTCCTGCTGGAAACGGTTTCCCGCTCGCTGGAGCTTCTGTCCGAGTCGGTGCAGCAGCTTGCGGAAACGCAGCAGGAATTTGTGCGCGAGTCCCTGCAGCTCCAACGAGAAACTGTCCAGGTGCTTCGAGACTTTACGGGCAGCACCATCACGCTCATGCACGATAAGCTCAACGGACGGCCAGCGTTATAG